Genomic window (Nymphaea colorata isolate Beijing-Zhang1983 chromosome 1, ASM883128v2, whole genome shotgun sequence):
CAAGGGgaaatttcaacaaataaaatatcacCCTAACAATTACATCATAAAGCAATTATGACTAATAGAAAATACTAATAAACTTTAACTGTCTTACTGAACACATAATTACGCCTAACGAAAGATTAACACGATCTGCTATACAAGGAACAAGCACgttaagggaaaagaaaaaccaaccaAACGCAATCCGTAAAGGGAAGCAAACTCACCGAATGCGCAGTGGATATAGACGGGCTTACTTTGAGCCCTCTTCCTACACGCCCATCGAACGGCCAGCTCGATCTCGGACGGCTGCGGCGCCCTCGTGTCCCAAGTCGGTATGCATATATACTCATTCTTAGAGAACAAACTGCTTCTAGGAAGCTCGCAAGTGCAATCCACAATGGCCGGATCTCCCGGAGGCGCAGAATCAAGGGGAGAAGGCCATCCCCCAACATAGATACCATCGATTATTTCATTATAGAGCGGTTCCCTCCTCTTCAACCTCCTGATGAAGACGTATATCCGAATCAAGATCAGGTAGGGGCCGAAGAGGATAAACGACCATAAAGGGAAGCTGCCGTCTGGGTTCTTCCCCAGAAGCAATGGAAGGTTCAAATACGGATGGGAGGCGATGGAAATAAGGAATGAGGCCAAGGAGGCGTGCAGGAAAGGCATTGAGAATGTAGTTGGAATGATGCTCCTCAGACCAAGGAAGGCGACCAGCAAGACAGTCGCCTTTGCTCCAACCAACAGAGAGATGCCCATCAATTTCCGCAGGATTTCCACATCCTACCTTCTCTTCTGGATAcccaactttctttttttcaagtgTTCTCTTCCGAGTTTcaaccctctccctctccctctctcgtttcaactctctcctctcccctctccctctccctctctcgtttcaactctctcctctcccctctccctctctctctgtatgtACAGATTGTGGACAAGGAACTCCGTTTCTCTCTCTCGGGTGTGTGGCAATGCTTGGAGAATGGATGTAGATCGTTAGATTCCCACGACGTATAAATGTAGCCCGTCGATTATCAGAGCGAATATGTTGCACAGAGGTTGACCGTTTACTACTCCGTCGCGTAGGAAAAGTGCGGTTACAAGTTATAACCGTTCACGAAGACCCAGCGCTATATTGAATAAGAGGGTTTTGCACGATTCGGAAGGCCTTGTTCTGAGCCCCAGGGGCTAACCTAAGCTCCCTCGCACTTGCTCCAGAGAAGGTTCTCGAAGTGGAAAGAGAATTTGTTCGGGTTTTACATTAACGCCGCCCAACTTCCCTCGTCCAAacgtagtttttttttttttttttggcttatgGTCAAGGCATTGAACCATTTCCTTTACACCAGATGCGATTCTCCCTTTCTTCTAAATAAATCCAACAACCTACTTAGACGTCAGAAGCTCATGTTCAGTTTATAATTAAGAAACAACGTGGCACCCACTCTCTCAATCCCTATTTTTACTACTATCAAATTGAAATGGTTTTGTGCCTCTTACTGCGTCGACAAATGGGCTTGCTTGGCCAGAAGCCGCTGGAATCAGGTCAACTTTCAATATGGGTCCAGTGAGGATTGTAGACGACCCCACTTGAGATCCATTCGAGCAGGATCGAGTTTAAGGCTCACAACCATGCAATAATGGAGTCAGGCCACCTTTTCAACATGGATCCAACGAAGATTGTGGATCGACTCAGTTGGGATACATTCATGCAGCGTCAACCTTAGGGCTCACAATGCTTCAAGAAATGAAGGTGCGCATAAGCAAGCAGAGTTTTTGCTGATTATTACCAAAATTCTCCACGATTAGCTCTTCGCTTTTTTAAACTAGAGtaacaaatttcaagaaaaaacactATCAAAATAATAAATCAGGCAAACATTTTGCTTTTAAACACATTTACACAATCAAATCTGATGAGAACCACTTAAGTTGAAATTTTTCGTCTCGATTGTAACTACAATGGGCTAAAGAAATGCATCCTTCAGAAAGGGTATAAAAATGTTAGCCACCGCATAGAATAGGAGTGGGTTGATAGCTGCTAACTTCATGAGATCGTTATTGACCAAAAAACGTGATCTAATTGGAAGCCAGCCTAAATTTTAATGGCAAGCATTCTGTAATTCGACACTGCAGCTTGTCGTCGAGCATAAGGTTGATGAAATGGGA
Coding sequences:
- the LOC116248129 gene encoding uncharacterized protein LOC116248129 — protein: MGISLLVGAKATVLLVAFLGLRSIIPTTFSMPFLHASLASFLISIASHPYLNLPLLLGKNPDGSFPLWSFILFGPYLILIRIYVFIRRLKRREPLYNEIIDGIYVGGWPSPLDSAPPGDPAIVDCTCELPRSSLFSKNEYICIPTWDTRAPQPSEIELAVRWACRKRAQSKPVYIHCAFGHGRSVCVLSALLVALGVSDHWKEAEKIVKKQRPSIRMNALHRKSLEEWSKCRNSSERKDDKSISSMITPEASRN